A part of Gemmatimonas groenlandica genomic DNA contains:
- a CDS encoding acyltransferase family protein: MAERPERLVSLDVFRGMTVAGMLLVNNPGTWSAIYPPLEHAAWNGWTPTDLIFPFFLFIVGITTELSLRARRARGDDERAILRQILRRGALIFLFGFLLSGFPFFTWPPALPEASFLDRVVDRIEHWRVLGVLQRIGLAYLFGALLTWRTTLRQQFAILAVLLFGYWALMTLVPVPDTGVAGRFVLDKPDQLLSAWLDRTILGTNHLWVGGKTWDPEGLLSTVPAIGTMILGTFAGRWIAHQERPLTDRLAGLFAVGALTMMLGLVWHWVFPINKSIWTSSYVLFTAGMGAVSLATCMWIIDVMQVRRWTFPFVVYGTNPMLAFLGSGLMARITSSIWTWDTGTGSRISAQGFVFNTLYASWLPPREASFAYAFSFVALWFLILWGAWKRGFVLKV; this comes from the coding sequence ATGGCGGAGCGACCCGAGCGACTCGTTTCGCTCGACGTGTTCCGGGGAATGACCGTGGCTGGCATGCTGCTGGTCAACAACCCCGGCACCTGGTCGGCGATTTATCCGCCCCTCGAGCATGCCGCGTGGAACGGGTGGACGCCAACTGACCTCATTTTCCCGTTCTTCCTGTTCATCGTCGGCATTACCACCGAACTCTCGCTGCGCGCGCGGCGCGCCCGCGGTGATGATGAGCGCGCCATTCTGCGGCAGATTCTCCGCCGCGGGGCGCTCATTTTCCTGTTCGGCTTCCTGCTCTCCGGCTTTCCGTTCTTCACGTGGCCGCCGGCGCTTCCGGAGGCCTCGTTTCTCGATCGGGTCGTCGACCGCATCGAGCATTGGCGCGTGCTGGGCGTGTTGCAACGCATCGGCCTCGCCTACCTGTTCGGTGCGCTGCTCACGTGGCGTACGACACTCCGGCAGCAGTTCGCCATCCTCGCCGTTCTGCTCTTCGGATACTGGGCGCTGATGACGCTGGTGCCGGTCCCTGATACCGGCGTGGCGGGTCGTTTCGTCCTCGACAAGCCAGACCAACTGCTGAGCGCCTGGCTGGACCGCACGATCCTCGGGACGAACCACCTTTGGGTCGGCGGCAAGACGTGGGATCCCGAAGGACTGCTGAGTACGGTCCCGGCGATCGGCACGATGATCCTGGGCACGTTTGCCGGACGATGGATCGCGCATCAGGAGCGCCCCCTCACCGATCGTCTCGCGGGTTTGTTTGCAGTCGGCGCGCTGACGATGATGCTGGGACTCGTCTGGCACTGGGTGTTTCCTATCAACAAGAGCATCTGGACGAGTTCGTACGTGCTCTTCACGGCCGGCATGGGCGCCGTGTCGCTCGCGACCTGCATGTGGATCATCGATGTGATGCAGGTGCGACGCTGGACGTTCCCGTTCGTCGTATATGGTACCAACCCCATGCTCGCGTTTCTGGGGTCCGGATTGATGGCGCGTATCACGTCATCGATCTGGACTTGGGATACGGGCACCGGCAGTCGGATCTCGGCGCAGGGATTCGTGTTCAACACCCTGTACGCCTCATGGCTTCCGCCGCGGGAAGCGTCGTTCGCGTACGCCTTCAGCTTCGTCGCCCTCTGGTTCCTGATTCTCTGGGGCGCCTGGAAGCGTGGGTTCGTCCTCAAGGTCTGA
- a CDS encoding cytochrome c oxidase assembly protein: protein MIALLLHPAAQLSWSNFTVHPSTAIGIAAIGAAYMWRVRQGPSAMDRVPVTVPNLAQATSAQLDAAAAPQGPTSAQRVSFFTSLLLLFLTLNGPLHDLSDYYLFSGHMVQHLILTLIVPPLMIIGTPGWMLRPLLRKPAVFAIARKSTTIAACFVIFNVVLSFWHLPPMYNLALANHPIHIVQHLMFIAASVLMWWPLTSPLPELPRAPYPAQMLYCFVMVIPMSVISIYIAMADTLLYPAYAVAPRILGITPMMDQQYGGLIMWIPGGVFFYAVMTVVFFKWSQRGEDDQDSAQVGWVPSPDALT from the coding sequence ATGATCGCGCTCTTGCTGCACCCCGCCGCCCAGCTTAGCTGGTCGAATTTCACGGTCCATCCCAGCACGGCGATCGGCATCGCTGCTATCGGGGCGGCCTATATGTGGCGCGTGCGTCAGGGTCCATCGGCGATGGACCGCGTGCCCGTGACGGTGCCGAATCTGGCGCAGGCCACCAGCGCGCAGCTCGATGCGGCGGCCGCCCCCCAAGGGCCCACGTCGGCGCAGCGCGTCAGCTTCTTCACGTCGCTCCTGCTGCTGTTTCTCACGCTGAACGGGCCGCTGCACGATCTGAGCGATTACTACCTGTTCAGCGGGCACATGGTGCAGCACCTGATCCTCACGCTGATCGTGCCGCCGCTGATGATCATCGGTACGCCGGGCTGGATGCTGCGGCCGCTCCTGCGCAAGCCGGCGGTCTTCGCGATCGCCCGCAAGAGCACGACCATCGCGGCCTGCTTCGTGATCTTCAACGTGGTGCTCTCGTTCTGGCACCTGCCGCCGATGTACAACCTGGCGCTGGCCAACCACCCGATTCACATCGTGCAGCACCTGATGTTCATCGCGGCGTCGGTGCTGATGTGGTGGCCGCTCACGTCACCGCTGCCAGAGCTGCCGCGCGCGCCGTATCCGGCGCAGATGCTGTACTGTTTCGTGATGGTGATCCCGATGTCGGTCATCTCGATTTATATCGCGATGGCGGATACGCTGCTGTACCCCGCGTATGCCGTCGCCCCGCGCATCCTGGGGATCACGCCCATGATGGACCAGCAGTACGGCGGTCTGATCATGTGGATTCCCGGCGGTGTCTTCTTCTACGCGGTGATGACGGTGGTGTTCTTCAAATGGTCGCAGCGCGGCGAAGATGATCAGGACAGCGCGCAGGTGGGTTGGGTCCCCTCGCCGGATGCGCTGACCTGA
- a CDS encoding beta strand repeat-containing protein, whose product MLGSMLAIGLQACAAPADGVTGNSGGGTGGTPTRFESSTGVISLNAVGASQSITVTARDRSGNAIAGVPVTWTSSDAAIADVAGSGSTAMVTARAPGQATIRARTGDLLLEISVGVLAVRKITIAPQAVSVIAGGQLQLNAAVDADAGALLDLRWLSDNPSIASVNTQGIVTGVAPGNTIIRINAVGDVRVTTTAQVTVTSAGSIAISPSTLSMGTGEQRTLAASVNLEPGLSTALTWRSQNNAVATVSSTGVVTGVSVGSTLITAVSVADTTRRGTAAVTIVPVVRDLDITPAAATIFTGDTRQLGVNFTADPGASQAVIWRTSNATVAAVSSSGLVSGVSAGTAIITAISASDTTKRATSLFTVRYAAAVSVSPVAATVGVGGTRAIVATVTTENGATTAVTWRTSNTSVATVSSTGVVTGIAVGTAEVSAVAVADTSRRATSTITVAAVVRSLSVTPGTAAMLAGQTVQLVPTVVADAPLSTAVTYRSTNSAVASVSAAGLVTAVALGSSSIVVQSVADTTVRDTAFVSVSNGLATTWAATRLGGALYEDVVSLRGIDASSAFAVNSVGDVFRWNGSTWSVAVRGASYGTQFLAVHGSSNSNVMAVGTNGVTIHFDGSIWSIESSGTTNRLNSVFMESTLSGFAVGENGTALRWNGSTWSVSSTGSTQTLNSVWASGGIAFAVGANGEVLRFGNGSWSRQTVPTTESLSGVSGTTSSTVVAVGAFGTILSFSGGAWTTVNSNGIVADLYAVSAVSSSDTRLYIASDDGLLLLNSGSLTRVTTPYTPRMFSLSADVAGQVWVGGQRGSVQRLATGSWETVGLAPDLIDAWTTSATNAWAVGEFGFIYRWNGSAWARQATPTTATLNAVWGANATEAFAAGDNGTMLRFNGTTWTAMSFPSTASVYGLWGTSGSNVYAVTAAGEVVRYNGSSWAVAATSSNALWAVHGSSPTDIVVTGENGAALRLSAGGWSTVNATTTGTLAGVWTNGTGATAVGAAASGSSGVAFSLSGSSWSSVTTGSSRVLTSVWGPNAADLYATGEQGTLLRYNGSSWSALTTGTTDLLWSVTGAPSGIGGAFAVGYNSTVVAGSNSASFSTTMVRAMSVAKGIDLDPSAGARTVRGPMPSGKARKSRGKR is encoded by the coding sequence ATGCTCGGATCGATGCTCGCCATCGGTCTGCAGGCGTGCGCCGCGCCGGCCGATGGCGTCACGGGTAATTCCGGTGGTGGCACGGGCGGCACGCCCACGCGCTTCGAGAGTTCGACCGGCGTGATCAGTCTGAACGCCGTCGGCGCATCCCAATCGATCACAGTCACGGCCCGCGACCGGTCGGGCAACGCGATTGCCGGCGTACCCGTCACCTGGACGAGTTCCGACGCCGCGATCGCCGATGTAGCGGGAAGCGGTTCGACGGCGATGGTCACCGCGCGTGCGCCGGGTCAAGCGACGATTCGAGCCCGCACGGGCGATCTGCTGCTCGAGATCAGCGTCGGCGTGCTGGCCGTTCGCAAGATCACCATTGCCCCGCAGGCCGTGTCGGTCATCGCTGGCGGACAATTACAGCTCAATGCCGCGGTTGATGCCGACGCCGGCGCGTTGCTGGACCTCCGCTGGCTCTCCGACAATCCGTCGATCGCCTCGGTGAACACGCAGGGCATCGTGACCGGTGTGGCACCCGGTAACACCATCATTCGCATCAACGCCGTCGGTGATGTCCGCGTGACGACCACGGCGCAGGTCACCGTGACGTCTGCGGGCTCCATTGCGATTTCACCGTCCACGCTCTCGATGGGCACCGGTGAGCAGCGCACGCTGGCCGCCTCGGTCAATCTCGAACCGGGACTCAGCACGGCGCTCACGTGGCGCAGTCAGAACAACGCGGTCGCGACGGTCTCCTCGACCGGTGTCGTCACCGGCGTCTCGGTGGGCAGCACGCTCATCACCGCCGTGTCGGTCGCCGACACCACGCGCCGCGGCACCGCCGCCGTCACGATCGTGCCCGTTGTGCGCGACCTCGACATCACGCCCGCCGCGGCCACGATCTTCACCGGCGACACCCGCCAGCTCGGCGTCAACTTCACCGCCGATCCCGGCGCCTCGCAGGCGGTGATCTGGCGGACGAGCAACGCGACGGTGGCCGCCGTGTCCTCGTCGGGGCTCGTGAGTGGTGTGTCGGCCGGTACGGCCATCATCACCGCAATCTCGGCGTCCGACACGACCAAGCGCGCCACCTCGTTGTTCACCGTGCGCTATGCGGCGGCCGTGAGTGTGTCACCGGTAGCGGCGACAGTCGGTGTGGGCGGTACGCGCGCGATCGTCGCCACCGTCACCACGGAGAACGGCGCCACCACGGCCGTCACGTGGCGCACCAGCAATACCTCGGTCGCCACCGTGTCGTCCACGGGTGTCGTCACCGGCATCGCCGTCGGAACCGCGGAGGTGAGTGCCGTTGCCGTCGCCGATACCTCGCGCCGCGCGACGTCGACCATCACGGTCGCAGCCGTCGTGCGCTCGTTGAGTGTCACGCCAGGCACGGCGGCGATGCTGGCCGGACAGACGGTGCAGCTGGTGCCGACCGTCGTGGCGGATGCGCCGTTGTCGACCGCGGTGACCTATCGCAGCACGAATAGCGCGGTGGCCAGCGTGAGCGCCGCCGGACTCGTCACGGCGGTCGCGCTGGGCAGCTCCAGCATCGTCGTGCAGTCGGTTGCCGACACCACGGTGCGTGATACGGCGTTCGTGTCGGTGTCCAACGGCCTCGCGACCACATGGGCCGCCACGCGACTCGGTGGCGCGCTCTATGAAGATGTCGTCTCGCTGCGCGGGATCGACGCCAGCAGCGCCTTCGCCGTCAACAGCGTGGGCGACGTGTTCCGGTGGAACGGCAGCACCTGGTCGGTGGCCGTGCGCGGTGCCTCGTATGGCACGCAGTTCCTGGCCGTGCACGGATCGTCGAATAGCAACGTCATGGCCGTGGGCACAAACGGTGTCACGATCCACTTCGACGGCTCGATCTGGAGTATCGAAAGCTCGGGCACCACGAACCGCTTGAACAGCGTGTTCATGGAAAGCACGCTCAGCGGCTTCGCGGTGGGCGAGAATGGCACCGCGCTGCGCTGGAATGGTTCGACGTGGAGCGTCAGCAGCACCGGATCGACGCAGACGCTGAACAGTGTGTGGGCGAGCGGCGGCATCGCGTTCGCGGTCGGCGCAAACGGCGAAGTACTTCGCTTCGGCAACGGCAGCTGGTCCCGTCAGACCGTGCCGACCACCGAGTCACTCAGCGGCGTATCGGGCACGACGAGCTCCACGGTGGTGGCCGTCGGTGCGTTCGGTACGATCCTGTCGTTCAGCGGCGGTGCCTGGACGACGGTGAACAGCAACGGCATCGTGGCCGACCTGTATGCCGTCAGCGCGGTGTCGTCGAGCGACACGCGGCTGTACATCGCCAGCGATGACGGCTTGCTCCTGCTGAACAGTGGGTCGCTCACCCGGGTGACCACGCCGTACACGCCGCGCATGTTCTCATTGTCGGCCGACGTCGCCGGACAGGTGTGGGTGGGCGGACAGCGCGGCAGCGTGCAGCGTCTCGCGACCGGTAGTTGGGAAACGGTCGGACTGGCTCCCGACCTGATCGACGCCTGGACGACTTCGGCCACCAATGCGTGGGCGGTCGGCGAATTCGGATTCATCTATCGTTGGAACGGATCGGCGTGGGCGCGACAGGCCACGCCGACCACCGCCACGCTCAATGCGGTGTGGGGGGCGAACGCGACCGAAGCGTTTGCGGCCGGCGACAACGGCACCATGCTGCGCTTCAATGGCACGACGTGGACGGCCATGAGTTTTCCGTCCACTGCCAGCGTGTACGGTCTGTGGGGCACCAGCGGGTCGAATGTGTACGCCGTGACGGCGGCGGGTGAGGTCGTCCGCTACAACGGCTCGTCGTGGGCCGTTGCCGCCACGAGCAGCAACGCGCTGTGGGCCGTTCACGGCTCGTCGCCCACCGACATCGTCGTCACCGGCGAGAACGGAGCGGCGCTGCGTCTGAGCGCTGGCGGCTGGAGCACCGTCAACGCGACCACGACCGGCACGCTCGCCGGCGTCTGGACGAACGGCACGGGCGCCACCGCGGTTGGCGCCGCGGCGTCGGGCAGCAGCGGGGTGGCATTTTCCCTGAGCGGCTCGTCGTGGTCGTCAGTGACGACGGGCAGCAGCCGGGTGCTCACCTCGGTCTGGGGCCCGAACGCGGCCGATCTCTACGCGACCGGTGAACAGGGAACGCTGCTGCGCTACAACGGCTCGTCATGGAGCGCCCTGACCACGGGCACCACAGACTTGCTCTGGAGCGTTACCGGCGCCCCCAGCGGCATTGGCGGAGCGTTCGCGGTCGGCTACAACAGCACCGTGGTCGCCGGCTCCAATAGCGCGTCGTTCTCGACCACCATGGTCCGCGCCATGAGCGTGGCGAAGGGCATCGACCTCGACCCGTCAGCCGGCGCCCGCACGGTTCGCGGCCCGATGCCGAGCGGCAAGGCCCGCAAGTCGCGGGGCAAGCGGTAG
- the dacB gene encoding D-alanyl-D-alanine carboxypeptidase/D-alanyl-D-alanine endopeptidase, protein MTPFRLTSTVRRRSLALFAGLLIVAPPHAEASAASVAASATAATALAMQSRATRQSKRPTPKKKTPTKRSTRSTRAGRTRAPIIPVLRFTSPRGEAALTSDLTTLLGSRTRNGEWGAMVISITRGDTLFAHGADSKMVPASTMKLFTSAIAFEKLGPEHTFSTDVLRDGPLEANGVVRGDLVLRGDGDPSMSPRFVRGGPDASMTMLARFVAGAGIKRVTGDLVADASALEMRGIPEGWLTRYAGAGYAAPFSALTLNENIVIVGITAGGAGGAATVFLEPATRGLTITNTVRTVAGSSTRISAHRVGNDRVVVSGVIGARAGTVRYQLVVGDPATFTGGAFRAALEAQGITVDGALRVGRTPDNATLITSLPSPPLARLISTMNRESINIFAELLFRGAARGTDKQTLGSAENASATLHEFMVRQVGAAPDAVSVTDGSGLSVLDRVTPRSLVQLLAHAHRAPWGSAFHASLPVAGESELLRNRMRATPAQGNLHAKTGTTNEVIGLSGYVTAENGEILAFAFLYNGKDRWHARETIDAMGPTMAAFSRE, encoded by the coding sequence ATGACGCCTTTTCGGCTCACGAGTACCGTTCGCCGCCGTTCGCTCGCCCTGTTTGCGGGCCTCCTTATCGTCGCGCCGCCTCACGCCGAGGCGAGCGCTGCTTCTGTCGCCGCCTCGGCGACCGCGGCGACCGCGCTGGCGATGCAGTCACGAGCAACGCGGCAAAGCAAGCGCCCCACTCCGAAGAAGAAGACGCCAACAAAGCGCAGCACGCGCAGTACGCGGGCGGGGCGTACGCGCGCGCCCATCATCCCGGTGCTGCGCTTCACGTCGCCGCGTGGCGAAGCCGCGCTCACCAGCGATCTCACTACGTTGCTGGGAAGCCGCACGAGAAACGGGGAATGGGGCGCGATGGTCATCAGCATCACGCGCGGCGACACCCTGTTCGCGCACGGCGCTGACAGCAAGATGGTGCCGGCCAGCACCATGAAGCTGTTCACCTCCGCCATCGCGTTCGAAAAGCTCGGCCCTGAACACACCTTCAGCACCGATGTGCTACGCGACGGGCCGCTGGAGGCCAATGGCGTGGTCCGCGGCGACCTCGTGCTGCGCGGTGATGGCGATCCTTCCATGTCGCCGCGATTCGTGCGTGGCGGCCCGGACGCCTCCATGACCATGTTGGCGCGTTTTGTAGCGGGCGCGGGCATCAAGCGCGTTACCGGCGACCTGGTGGCCGACGCATCGGCGCTCGAGATGCGCGGCATCCCCGAAGGCTGGCTCACCCGCTACGCCGGCGCTGGCTACGCGGCGCCCTTCTCGGCGCTCACGCTCAACGAGAACATCGTCATTGTGGGGATCACCGCCGGTGGCGCGGGTGGCGCGGCCACGGTGTTCCTCGAACCGGCCACGCGCGGTCTGACGATCACGAACACGGTGCGCACCGTGGCTGGCAGCAGCACGCGCATCAGCGCCCATCGCGTCGGCAACGATCGCGTGGTCGTCTCGGGCGTCATCGGCGCGCGCGCAGGCACCGTGCGCTATCAGCTCGTGGTCGGCGATCCGGCCACGTTCACCGGCGGCGCGTTTCGCGCCGCCTTGGAAGCTCAAGGCATCACGGTGGATGGCGCGCTGCGGGTCGGGCGAACCCCCGACAACGCCACCTTGATCACCAGTCTGCCGTCGCCGCCGCTGGCACGCCTGATCTCGACGATGAACCGCGAGAGTATCAACATCTTCGCCGAACTCCTGTTCCGCGGCGCCGCGCGCGGCACCGACAAGCAAACGCTGGGATCGGCCGAAAATGCCTCGGCCACGTTGCACGAGTTCATGGTGCGTCAGGTCGGTGCCGCGCCCGACGCGGTGAGTGTCACCGATGGCAGCGGTCTGTCTGTGCTCGACCGGGTCACGCCGCGCAGCCTGGTGCAACTGCTGGCCCACGCCCATCGCGCCCCGTGGGGCAGTGCGTTCCACGCGTCGCTGCCGGTCGCCGGTGAATCCGAACTCCTGCGCAACCGCATGCGCGCCACGCCGGCGCAGGGCAATCTGCACGCCAAAACGGGCACCACGAACGAGGTGATCGGGCTCTCGGGCTACGTGACGGCCGAGAACGGCGAGATCCTCGCGTTCGCGTTCCTGTACAACGGCAAGGACCGCTGGCATGCCCGCGAAACGATCGACGCCATGGGCCCGACCATGGCGGCGTTCTCACGGGAGTGA